The DNA region GACGGACGAAATCAGCACCTTTCGCTGGAGCAGGCGCGCGGTATGCGCTCGGACGGCCGCTACCTAACGCTCCTGGACAACGCTGCGGTGGTCCTGCCGACCGACGGACGGAAGCCGATCGTCATCAGCGATTTGCCGGGAAACGAATGGATTCCCGAGCCGCGCTCGCCGGGACAGTCGTGGGGCGAGGCGATGGCGCGAGCGCTGAGCGAATGCGGCATGGAGCGCGCGCGCATCGGCGTCACCGGGCTCGAGCGCGGTAAGATGGTGCATGGCCGGGCTTACGCAGGCGTAGTGAATCACACCTCTTATGTCGAGGTTCTGCGCCGGCTGCCCAACGCCAAATTCGAGGATGACCACGACACGGTCGCGTTCGCGCGCTACGTCAAAGGAGAAGAGGAGATCGACTGTCTGCGGCGCGGCGCGGCGGTCGCCGTGGCGGGCATCGACGAGCTGGGGCGGGTCGCGAGACCCGGCGTGAAGGACTCCGTCGTCTACACCGCCGTGATGCGCCGCATGCTGGAGCTGGGCAGCGGCTATTATCCGCTCGCGCTTTACACCGGGCCGCTCGACGCCGCGAGGTTGCCGCGTTTCGAGGATCCACCCGAAGGCCGCGTCCTCGAGCCGATGTATCGCATCCACAACGAGGTTGATGCGCTGTGGGGCGGCTTGATCGCGCAGGAGCAACAGGGATTTCTCCTCGGGCCGATCCCAGAAGCATGGCAGCGCGTGGTCGATCTCCAGCGCGATCTTTTCTACGCCGGACTCGAGAGCATCAAGCCCGGCCAGCTTTTCGGCGAGTTCATCGATTCGGTCAACAGCTTCGGGCAGAAGCG from Candidatus Binatia bacterium includes:
- a CDS encoding M24 family metallopeptidase gives rise to the protein DGRNQHLSLEQARGMRSDGRYLTLLDNAAVVLPTDGRKPIVISDLPGNEWIPEPRSPGQSWGEAMARALSECGMERARIGVTGLERGKMVHGRAYAGVVNHTSYVEVLRRLPNAKFEDDHDTVAFARYVKGEEEIDCLRRGAAVAVAGIDELGRVARPGVKDSVVYTAVMRRMLELGSGYYPLALYTGPLDAARLPRFEDPPEGRVLEPMYRIHNEVDALWGGLIAQEQQGFLLGPIPEAWQRVVDLQRDLFYAGLESIKPGQLFGEFIDSVNSFGQKRGMKSLILMHGRGYGDDGPLLTPQDRGEKVRDIVIQEGNIFVWKPIAMSDDEKIQYSWGGCVLVTKTGAVQLVKRTPGMVSIQ